From one Pontibacillus sp. HMF3514 genomic stretch:
- a CDS encoding NfeD family protein: MIAIEAAWLALLITGFGTMFLFGELLVNMRGIFGVIGLAFITLYFMSYLSVTMFFVMIVIYLVSLTLIIIDGKVINDGSLATLGGVMMLFTVGISAPDWVTGLYGVSGVLLGTFGSLLFLKVFPKRQMWSKIALVDQLSSEQGYNSMNESYRYLKGKQGETLTDLRPVGTINIEEEEFSAVSNGHWIQKGEKIEVVSVDGTKILVKKVEV, encoded by the coding sequence ATGATTGCAATTGAAGCAGCTTGGTTAGCGTTGCTCATAACCGGTTTCGGTACGATGTTTTTATTCGGAGAATTATTAGTTAATATGAGAGGGATTTTTGGGGTTATTGGGTTAGCTTTTATAACGCTCTACTTTATGTCCTATTTAAGCGTCACGATGTTTTTCGTTATGATCGTCATCTATTTAGTTAGTCTTACCCTTATTATAATAGATGGAAAAGTAATTAATGATGGATCTTTAGCGACTCTCGGTGGAGTAATGATGTTATTTACTGTGGGGATCAGCGCTCCAGATTGGGTAACGGGTCTTTATGGAGTGAGTGGTGTTTTACTTGGGACATTTGGTTCTTTGCTATTCTTGAAAGTCTTTCCGAAAAGACAAATGTGGTCCAAGATTGCACTAGTCGATCAATTAAGTTCTGAACAAGGCTATAATTCAATGAATGAATCCTATCGTTATTTAAAAGGGAAACAAGGTGAAACACTGACAGATTTACGGCCAGTTGGAACGATTAATATCGAGGAAGAGGAATTTAGCGCAGTCTCAAATGGTCACTGGATTCAAAAAGGTGAAAAAATTGAAGTTGTTAGTGTGGACGGGACAAAAATCTTGGTGAAAAAGGTCGAAGTTTAA
- a CDS encoding DUF1189 family protein: MNIGKQFMFSFYHLKKVSTFRIQKIGKPIGYLFFLMAIYMLLKIIQIITSPQEVNFVGENQFPLALGLPILYLFTTALKFIGVSFLATVGLVINETMKKPLQYKHTWTLSAYAVTTPTLLFAILELFSWQPPFAWLLYWVLAIGYLYLIIRYIPKPKKRNTK; this comes from the coding sequence ATGAATATAGGCAAGCAATTCATGTTTAGTTTTTATCACTTGAAAAAGGTTTCAACTTTTCGCATTCAAAAAATCGGTAAACCGATCGGATATTTATTTTTTCTAATGGCTATCTACATGTTACTTAAGATCATCCAAATCATTACCTCTCCTCAGGAAGTTAATTTTGTGGGCGAAAACCAATTCCCATTAGCCTTAGGGCTTCCAATACTTTACCTGTTCACAACCGCATTAAAGTTTATTGGTGTATCCTTTTTGGCAACTGTAGGGCTTGTAATAAATGAGACTATGAAAAAACCGCTTCAATATAAACACACTTGGACACTTTCGGCTTATGCTGTTACTACCCCTACTCTATTATTTGCTATTTTAGAGTTATTTTCATGGCAACCACCTTTTGCTTGGTTGCTCTATTGGGTACTTGCTATTGGTTATCTATACCTTATAATTCGCTATATCCCAAAACCTAAGAAAAGAAACACAAAATGA
- the ispG gene encoding flavodoxin-dependent (E)-4-hydroxy-3-methylbut-2-enyl-diphosphate synthase, with the protein MSITTRENTRPVQVGNLQIGGSDKVVIQSMTTTKTHDVEATVKEIHRLEEAGCQIVRVACPDERAADAISEIKKQINIPLVVDIHFDYRLALKAIEGGADKIRINPGNIGKRRKVEAVVNAAKEKGVPIRIGVNAGSLEKRILEKYGYPTADGMVESALHHIQILEELDFHDIIVSLKASDVRLAIEAYEKAAEHISYPLHLGITESGTQFAGTVKSSAGLGAILSKGIGSTLRISLSADPVEEVKVGRELLKTFGLSDNAATLISCPTCGRIEIDLISIANEVEEYIQTIKAPIKVAVLGCAVNGPGEAREADIGIAGARGEGLLFRHGEIIRKVPEETMVEELKVEVDRIAEEYLAQKEG; encoded by the coding sequence ATGTCTATTACAACACGTGAAAATACACGTCCCGTACAAGTCGGGAATCTTCAAATTGGTGGTAGTGACAAAGTCGTCATTCAATCCATGACAACAACGAAAACACATGATGTAGAAGCTACAGTTAAAGAAATACACCGACTAGAAGAAGCAGGTTGCCAAATTGTCCGTGTTGCATGCCCGGATGAACGTGCAGCTGATGCAATATCTGAAATAAAAAAACAAATTAATATCCCTCTTGTCGTTGATATCCACTTCGACTACCGTTTAGCATTAAAAGCTATTGAAGGCGGTGCGGATAAGATCCGTATTAACCCTGGTAACATTGGGAAACGCCGTAAAGTTGAAGCTGTTGTAAATGCGGCAAAGGAAAAAGGCGTACCTATCCGTATTGGAGTTAACGCTGGATCTCTAGAAAAACGCATTTTAGAGAAATATGGATATCCGACAGCTGATGGAATGGTTGAAAGTGCTCTTCATCACATTCAAATTCTTGAAGAGCTAGACTTCCATGACATTATTGTATCTCTAAAAGCTTCTGACGTACGTTTAGCTATTGAAGCATACGAAAAAGCTGCTGAGCATATTTCTTATCCATTGCACTTAGGTATTACGGAGTCTGGTACCCAGTTTGCTGGAACAGTAAAAAGTTCAGCAGGTTTAGGTGCCATTCTAAGTAAAGGAATTGGTAGTACACTACGGATTTCACTAAGTGCTGACCCAGTGGAAGAAGTAAAAGTAGGCCGTGAGTTACTCAAAACATTCGGACTTTCCGATAATGCCGCTACTTTAATTTCTTGCCCAACTTGCGGACGTATTGAAATTGATTTAATTTCTATCGCAAATGAGGTTGAAGAATATATTCAGACCATTAAAGCACCAATTAAAGTCGCTGTACTGGGTTGTGCTGTTAACGGTCCAGGTGAAGCACGTGAAGCTGATATTGGTATTGCCGGAGCACGTGGTGAGGGATTATTATTCCGCCATGGTGAAATCATTCGAAAAGTTCCAGAAGAAACAATGG